A single region of the Hyphomonas adhaerens MHS-3 genome encodes:
- a CDS encoding NUDIX hydrolase, protein MTDQLSNPFISPLFHTKIPPGDDKLRRVCAHCEFIDYVNPKIVAGSVVTKGDQILLCRRAIEPRKGYWTLPAGFMEEGETVEEGARREAREEACADIRIEQLLAVYSVPRIAQVQVMFRAELMSDISAGPESEEVGLFAWKDIPWSELAFPTVIWALTHYAETRHLPAFPPFANPPGTEKLTH, encoded by the coding sequence ATGACGGATCAATTATCGAATCCTTTCATTTCGCCCCTTTTTCACACGAAAATACCCCCAGGAGACGATAAATTGCGCCGTGTTTGCGCCCATTGCGAATTTATCGACTATGTGAACCCGAAAATCGTCGCTGGCTCCGTTGTGACCAAAGGTGACCAGATTTTGCTCTGCCGGCGGGCGATCGAGCCCCGAAAAGGTTACTGGACCCTACCGGCGGGATTCATGGAAGAAGGGGAAACGGTCGAGGAAGGCGCCCGCAGGGAGGCGCGCGAAGAAGCGTGTGCGGATATCCGGATCGAACAGTTACTCGCCGTTTACTCTGTTCCCCGCATCGCACAGGTTCAGGTCATGTTCCGCGCGGAACTGATGTCTGACATTTCTGCAGGGCCGGAGAGCGAAGAAGTCGGATTATTCGCCTGGAAGGATATCCCCTGGTCGGAACTCGCCTTCCCGACCGTGATCTGGGCGCTGACCCATTATGCGGAAACCCGGCATCTTCCGGCCTTCCCGCCCTTCGCCAACCCTCCGGGAACGGAAAAGCTCACCCATTAG
- a CDS encoding MarR family winged helix-turn-helix transcriptional regulator, whose product MSFNLNASPSHLLHRAQQAAANHSAKALRTAGITLRQFSLLAALDGNDGSSQSDLVNATGIDRSTLADMVARMEAGGLIKRTASKTDARAKSVSLTAKGKKALDKALPAVQAADTALFSGLAKVKQDALMSGLVGLAEEEAKPAPAPKAAPKAAAKKAPAKKAPAKKAPAAKKAPAKKPAAKKAAAPKKAAATKPAAKKAAPKKAAPKKAAPKKAAAAAKAPAVKKAPAKKPAARKAKKK is encoded by the coding sequence ATGTCATTCAATCTCAACGCTTCGCCCAGTCACCTGCTGCATCGTGCGCAGCAGGCTGCTGCAAACCACAGCGCCAAGGCGCTCCGTACCGCCGGTATCACGCTGCGCCAGTTCTCGCTGCTCGCTGCCCTCGACGGCAATGACGGCTCCAGCCAGTCCGATCTCGTCAATGCCACCGGCATCGACCGTTCGACCCTGGCCGATATGGTCGCCCGTATGGAAGCTGGTGGCCTGATCAAGCGCACTGCTTCGAAAACCGACGCCCGCGCCAAGTCTGTCTCGCTGACGGCAAAAGGCAAAAAGGCCCTCGATAAGGCCCTTCCGGCTGTTCAGGCCGCTGACACTGCGCTCTTCTCGGGCCTCGCCAAAGTGAAGCAGGACGCCCTGATGTCTGGCCTCGTCGGCCTGGCTGAAGAAGAAGCCAAGCCGGCCCCGGCACCGAAAGCCGCGCCGAAGGCTGCTGCGAAGAAGGCCCCGGCGAAGAAAGCTCCGGCCAAGAAAGCCCCTGCTGCCAAAAAGGCCCCGGCCAAGAAGCCGGCTGCCAAGAAAGCCGCTGCACCGAAGAAAGCTGCTGCAACGAAGCCGGCCGCCAAGAAGGCCGCTCCGAAAAAAGCCGCTCCTAAAAAGGCTGCACCGAAGAAAGCCGCTGCTGCTGCAAAGGCGCC